From one Humulus lupulus chromosome 8, drHumLupu1.1, whole genome shotgun sequence genomic stretch:
- the LOC133794578 gene encoding peroxisomal (S)-2-hydroxyacid oxidase GLO4-like isoform X1, which produces MANEPVNVNEFQELARQALSKMYYDFYAGGAEDQDTLKENTEAFQRIKIRPRVLVDVSKIDMTRTVLGYKISVPIMISPVAFQQLAHPEGEVATARAAAAYNTIMILSCRSSCTLEEVASSCNAVRFFQLYVFKRRDVSAQLVQRAERNGYKAIVLTVDTPRIGRREADIRNKMIRPKPKNFEGLISSDSQNDSKIEAFFKKNYDDSLSWEDIGWLRTITTLPILLKGILTREDASKAVAAGVAGIIVSNHGGRQLDYAPATISVLEEVVEAVGGRIPVLVDGGVRRGTDVFKALALGAQAVLVGRPVIYGVAAKGENGVRSVMEMLKNELEITMALSGCPTLNHITRSHVMTHHHPCSNL; this is translated from the exons ATGGCAAATGAACCAGTCAACGTGAATGAGTTCCAAGAATTGGCTAGGCAAGCTCTATCTAAAATGTACTATGATTTCTATGCTGGAGGAGCTGAGGATCAGGATACGTTAAAGGAGAATACTGAGGCTTTTCAAAGGATCAA GATTCGGCCTAGAGTTCTTGTAGATGTTAGCAAAATAGATATGACGAGGACCGTGCTTGGTTACAAAATCTCTGTCCCTATAATGATTTCTCCAGTTGCTTTTCAACAATTAGCTCATCCTGAAG GAGAGGTTGCCACGGCCAGAGCTGCAGCAGCATACAACACGATCATG ATTTTATCATGCAGGTCTAGTTGCACTTTGGAAGAGGTTGCTTCTAGCTGCAATGCTGTCAGGTTCTTTCAATTATAC GTTTTTAAGAGACGAGATGTGTCAGCTCAGCTGGTGCAGAGAGCTGAAAGAAATGGATATAAGGCTATTGTCTTGACAGTCGATACTCCTAGAATTGGTCGAAGGGAGGCAGACATTAGAAACAA AATGATCCGACCAAAGCCGAAGAATTTTGAAGGCCTTATATCTAGTGACTCT CAGAATGACTCGAAGATAGAAGCATTTTTCAAGAAAAACTATGATGATTCTCTGAGTTGGGAG GATATAGGATGGTTAAGAACAATCACTACCTTGCCAATTCTTCTCAAAGGGATACTTACTCGTGAAGATG CAAGTAAGGCAGTTGCAGCAGGCGTTGCTGGGATTATTGTCTCTAACCATGGAGGCCGCCAACTAGATTATGCTCCTGCTACTATTTCTGTTCTAGAGGAG GTAGTTGAAGCAGTTGGAGGGAGAATTCCTGTTCTTGTGGATGGAGGGGTGCGGCGAGGGACAGATGTGTTTAAGGCATTAGCCCTTGGAGCACAAGCTGTACTA GTTGGAAGACCGGTTATCTACGGGGTTGCAGCAAAGGGAGAAAATGGGGTGAGAAGTGTGATGGAAATGCTAAAGAATGAGCTTGAGATCACTATGGCTCTTTCTGGTTGTCCAACTCTTAATCACATTACAAGAAGTCATGTTATGACACACCACCATCCTTGCTCAAACCTTTAA
- the LOC133794578 gene encoding peroxisomal (S)-2-hydroxyacid oxidase GLO3-like isoform X2 yields the protein MANEPVNVNEFQELARQALSKMYYDFYAGGAEDQDTLKENTEAFQRIKIRPRVLVDVSKIDMTRTVLGYKISVPIMISPVAFQQLAHPEGEVATARAAAAYNTIMILSCRSSCTLEEVASSCNAVRFFQLYVFKRRDVSAQLVQRAERNGYKAIVLTVDTPRIGRREADIRNKMIRPKPKNFEGLISSDSNDSKIEAFFKKNYDDSLSWEDIGWLRTITTLPILLKGILTREDASKAVAAGVAGIIVSNHGGRQLDYAPATISVLEEVVEAVGGRIPVLVDGGVRRGTDVFKALALGAQAVLVGRPVIYGVAAKGENGVRSVMEMLKNELEITMALSGCPTLNHITRSHVMTHHHPCSNL from the exons ATGGCAAATGAACCAGTCAACGTGAATGAGTTCCAAGAATTGGCTAGGCAAGCTCTATCTAAAATGTACTATGATTTCTATGCTGGAGGAGCTGAGGATCAGGATACGTTAAAGGAGAATACTGAGGCTTTTCAAAGGATCAA GATTCGGCCTAGAGTTCTTGTAGATGTTAGCAAAATAGATATGACGAGGACCGTGCTTGGTTACAAAATCTCTGTCCCTATAATGATTTCTCCAGTTGCTTTTCAACAATTAGCTCATCCTGAAG GAGAGGTTGCCACGGCCAGAGCTGCAGCAGCATACAACACGATCATG ATTTTATCATGCAGGTCTAGTTGCACTTTGGAAGAGGTTGCTTCTAGCTGCAATGCTGTCAGGTTCTTTCAATTATAC GTTTTTAAGAGACGAGATGTGTCAGCTCAGCTGGTGCAGAGAGCTGAAAGAAATGGATATAAGGCTATTGTCTTGACAGTCGATACTCCTAGAATTGGTCGAAGGGAGGCAGACATTAGAAACAA AATGATCCGACCAAAGCCGAAGAATTTTGAAGGCCTTATATCTAGTGACTCT AATGACTCGAAGATAGAAGCATTTTTCAAGAAAAACTATGATGATTCTCTGAGTTGGGAG GATATAGGATGGTTAAGAACAATCACTACCTTGCCAATTCTTCTCAAAGGGATACTTACTCGTGAAGATG CAAGTAAGGCAGTTGCAGCAGGCGTTGCTGGGATTATTGTCTCTAACCATGGAGGCCGCCAACTAGATTATGCTCCTGCTACTATTTCTGTTCTAGAGGAG GTAGTTGAAGCAGTTGGAGGGAGAATTCCTGTTCTTGTGGATGGAGGGGTGCGGCGAGGGACAGATGTGTTTAAGGCATTAGCCCTTGGAGCACAAGCTGTACTA GTTGGAAGACCGGTTATCTACGGGGTTGCAGCAAAGGGAGAAAATGGGGTGAGAAGTGTGATGGAAATGCTAAAGAATGAGCTTGAGATCACTATGGCTCTTTCTGGTTGTCCAACTCTTAATCACATTACAAGAAGTCATGTTATGACACACCACCATCCTTGCTCAAACCTTTAA